One Endozoicomonas gorgoniicola DNA window includes the following coding sequences:
- a CDS encoding substrate-binding periplasmic protein has protein sequence MYRFPTLIIAVIFSGFAFSNPDANTKNDTNQREILLVGVFPQDYPPLYWHDERKGIIEKLLDKVSSVSRFDFVYKSAPFHRLIQRVAKGKIDLEPWSSQSWRFRVKDNVYFTSPYAEHCEIMIFRKDHVFPVNQPADLAGKRLGVVKGYVYNSFTELFAKKNIYRINSSNEERALNLLSYRRSDAALIDQLVADYLLSTTYPQAFVRGNKFDCVPMSFMFSKTKIKQGIEISNVLQALKKEGFIDQLMKEF, from the coding sequence ATGTACAGATTTCCCACCCTGATTATTGCTGTTATTTTTAGTGGATTTGCCTTTTCCAACCCGGACGCCAATACAAAGAATGATACCAACCAGCGGGAAATCCTTCTGGTTGGTGTTTTCCCTCAGGATTATCCTCCCCTCTACTGGCATGACGAGCGTAAAGGGATTATCGAAAAGCTTCTGGATAAAGTCAGTTCTGTCAGTCGTTTTGATTTTGTCTACAAAAGTGCGCCTTTCCATCGCCTGATACAGAGAGTGGCAAAAGGAAAGATTGATCTGGAACCCTGGTCATCCCAGTCCTGGCGGTTTCGGGTAAAAGATAACGTGTATTTTACCTCTCCCTATGCTGAACATTGTGAAATCATGATATTCCGGAAAGATCACGTTTTCCCTGTCAACCAGCCTGCCGACCTGGCTGGAAAGCGTCTGGGGGTGGTAAAAGGTTATGTCTATAACTCCTTCACAGAGTTATTTGCAAAAAAAAACATCTACCGAATTAATTCCAGCAACGAAGAACGGGCACTGAACCTTCTCAGCTACAGGAGATCCGATGCAGCCCTTATTGACCAGCTGGTTGCTGACTACCTGCTCAGTACCACTTATCCACAGGCGTTTGTCAGAGGCAACAAATTTGACTGCGTACCAATGAGCTTTATGTTCAGCAAGACCAAAATTAAACAGGGAATTGAAATCAGTAACGTGTTACAAGCGCTGAAAAAGGAGGGTTTTATTGACCAACTGATGAAAGAATTCTGA
- a CDS encoding putative bifunctional diguanylate cyclase/phosphodiesterase yields the protein MDTEQGLNLKQKLSVKLLKVVLLAAFFLGFVLSLIQIFIDARQSSLAIDSEAQQMLSMIREPSLRAAYRIEPQMGEEILTGLLEHKSVHVAAIKIPDEPELAVVERPLSTSRYRQFSDYIFEPIRIYRVSLNTSPPDNEHYGELLLAIDTAYYGREFIQRSCVVMLSGLVRSLAMALLLYFIYTLLLTKPLNRLIRNLAKINPEQPGQHKLPMPNGHRQNELGLWVRTANQLLDSIERNFQLRQKAEEQIMRLSQYDYLTRLPNRRTLQKHLQNLISQADENQQKIAILCLGLDDFKSLNAQFNFNAAEHILVKISDRLRNQIGNRAYIGRLGEDQFAIVLSPLEQPYEAAEMAQELLKQLTRPFEINGEHITISATVGITLYPDDGQDVDNLLQQSEFAMIMAKSRNKNRYQFYIATIDTEIRQRKKLEMDLHLALKQSELSLRFQPQVNLNSSRIIGVETLLRWKHPDKGLISPDTFIPMAENSLDIIPIGDWVLESACNQLNVWRQSGYTELRMAVNLSAVQLQDKNIVERVEYLLKKYQIPANKLELEVTETSIMEDIEVSSAQLQRLKQAGVILALDDFGTGYSSLSYLKRFPFDKIKIDKSFVDGLPGSKENTVIVEAIIQLGKSFGLEVIAEGVETAAQEGHLRQAGCLEGQGYFYGKPMLDDEFLDVLKNWDRHQ from the coding sequence ATGGATACTGAACAGGGCTTAAATCTCAAACAGAAACTCTCAGTGAAGCTGCTGAAAGTAGTGCTATTGGCGGCTTTCTTTCTGGGATTTGTACTCAGCCTGATTCAAATCTTCATTGATGCCAGACAATCCAGCCTTGCCATTGATTCCGAAGCACAGCAGATGCTCTCCATGATTCGGGAACCCTCCCTGAGAGCTGCTTACCGTATTGAGCCTCAGATGGGTGAAGAAATTCTTACCGGGCTTCTTGAGCACAAGTCTGTCCATGTAGCCGCTATAAAAATCCCGGATGAGCCCGAACTCGCTGTTGTTGAAAGGCCCCTGTCCACCTCAAGGTACCGGCAGTTTTCAGATTATATTTTTGAACCAATCCGCATCTATCGGGTCAGCCTGAATACCAGCCCTCCTGACAATGAGCATTACGGTGAGCTGCTGCTGGCCATTGACACAGCCTATTACGGTCGGGAGTTTATCCAGCGCTCCTGTGTCGTTATGCTGTCAGGACTGGTGCGCTCACTGGCCATGGCGCTGTTACTGTATTTCATCTACACACTGTTATTAACCAAACCATTAAACCGGCTGATTCGAAATCTGGCAAAAATTAACCCTGAACAGCCCGGTCAGCATAAACTTCCCATGCCCAATGGACACAGGCAGAACGAGCTCGGTCTCTGGGTTCGAACCGCTAACCAGCTGCTCGACTCTATTGAACGCAACTTCCAGCTACGCCAGAAAGCCGAAGAACAGATCATGCGTCTGTCGCAATACGATTACCTGACGCGCCTGCCCAATCGCCGCACCTTGCAGAAACACTTACAGAACCTGATATCCCAGGCCGACGAAAACCAGCAGAAAATTGCCATACTGTGTCTTGGGCTGGATGATTTCAAATCCCTGAATGCACAGTTCAATTTCAATGCAGCAGAGCATATTCTGGTCAAAATCTCCGACCGTCTGAGAAACCAGATTGGCAACCGGGCTTATATAGGTCGTCTGGGTGAAGACCAGTTTGCCATTGTCCTGTCACCACTGGAGCAGCCCTATGAAGCAGCTGAAATGGCTCAGGAACTGCTGAAGCAACTTACCAGACCTTTTGAAATCAATGGCGAACATATCACCATCAGTGCCACAGTAGGCATTACCCTCTACCCCGACGACGGGCAGGATGTGGACAACCTTCTGCAACAATCGGAATTTGCCATGATCATGGCCAAGTCCCGCAACAAAAACCGTTACCAGTTTTATATTGCCACTATTGATACTGAAATCCGCCAGCGCAAGAAACTGGAAATGGATTTACACCTGGCCCTGAAGCAAAGCGAACTGAGCCTGAGGTTTCAACCACAGGTCAACCTGAACAGTTCCAGAATTATTGGTGTTGAAACTCTGTTGCGATGGAAGCATCCGGACAAAGGGCTTATTTCACCCGATACATTTATCCCCATGGCCGAAAACAGTCTGGATATTATCCCTATTGGCGACTGGGTGCTGGAATCTGCCTGCAACCAACTGAATGTCTGGCGTCAATCCGGATACACAGAGCTGAGAATGGCCGTCAACCTGTCTGCGGTTCAGCTTCAGGATAAAAATATTGTTGAACGGGTGGAGTATCTGCTGAAGAAGTACCAGATTCCTGCCAATAAGCTGGAACTGGAAGTGACTGAAACCTCAATTATGGAAGATATCGAAGTGTCTTCCGCACAACTGCAGCGCCTCAAGCAGGCAGGCGTGATTCTGGCACTTGATGATTTTGGCACAGGCTATTCGTCGCTGAGTTACCTGAAACGATTCCCGTTCGACAAAATCAAAATCGACAAATCCTTTGTGGATGGTCTCCCGGGCAGTAAAGAAAACACCGTGATTGTTGAGGCCATTATCCAGTTAGGAAAGAGCTTTGGACTCGAAGTGATTGCCGAGGGCGTAGAAACTGCTGCCCAGGAAGGCCATTTACGCCAGGCAGGCTGCCTTGAGGGGCAGGGATATTTTTACGGCAAGCCTATGCTTGATGATGAGTTTCTCGATGTACTGAAAAACTGGGACAGACACCAATAG
- a CDS encoding STAS domain-containing protein — protein sequence MDYATWNAQSCDVIALNSQFNAETVNDVRSHFDRLIKDCAGDVLVDMSLVKELDSSGIGALVFLYKRLKIENRQLALLGVSGKPNELLTMLRINQTIKQYDNVDDYMSNN from the coding sequence ATGGATTACGCAACATGGAATGCCCAGTCTTGTGATGTTATTGCTCTGAATAGTCAGTTTAATGCTGAGACAGTCAATGATGTAAGGTCTCATTTTGATCGTCTCATTAAAGACTGTGCAGGTGATGTTCTCGTTGATATGAGCCTGGTTAAAGAGCTTGATTCTTCCGGAATCGGAGCTTTGGTCTTTCTCTATAAGCGATTGAAAATTGAAAATCGTCAGTTGGCTTTATTGGGTGTAAGCGGTAAACCTAATGAATTATTGACCATGCTTAGAATCAATCAAACGATCAAACAATACGATAATGTTGATGACTATATGTCAAATAATTAA
- the trmA gene encoding tRNA (uridine(54)-C5)-methyltransferase TrmA: MRAGFYLPLNIIMSLAVVQPERYEEQLAEKVSQVYAEFEAFDIPELEVFRSQPEHYRMRAEFRIWHEGEHSFYRMFDPETRQPFSVQDFPSGSRRINELMQPLIQQIEQNDHLRKRLFQIEFLTTQTGEALISLLYHRQLDDVWQEAATALQETLDISIIGRARKQKIVLRSDHVTEELIVNNQPFRYQQVENSFTQPNAGVNEHMLSWASDVCQNAGQDLVELYCGNGNFTCVLAKQFDRVLATEISKTSVHSAHENFRMNGVENVAIARLSSEEFTQAMNAEREFHRLKDIDLESYNFSTILVDPPRAGLDKGTEALVQRFEKIVYISCNPETLKENLETINQTHKVERIALFDQFPYTHHREMGVFLTRR, encoded by the coding sequence ATGCGCGCCGGTTTTTATTTACCCCTGAACATCATCATGTCATTAGCCGTAGTACAGCCCGAAAGATACGAAGAACAACTGGCAGAAAAGGTCAGCCAGGTTTATGCCGAGTTTGAGGCTTTTGATATTCCGGAACTGGAAGTTTTCCGATCCCAGCCCGAACACTACCGAATGCGTGCCGAGTTCCGCATCTGGCACGAGGGCGAGCACAGCTTTTATCGCATGTTCGATCCCGAAACCCGCCAGCCTTTCAGCGTACAGGACTTCCCGTCAGGTTCCAGACGTATCAATGAGCTGATGCAGCCATTGATACAGCAGATCGAACAGAACGATCACCTGCGTAAGCGTCTGTTCCAGATCGAATTTCTGACCACCCAGACCGGAGAAGCCCTGATCTCCCTGCTCTATCATCGTCAGCTCGATGATGTCTGGCAGGAAGCGGCAACCGCTTTGCAGGAAACACTGGATATCAGCATTATTGGCCGGGCCCGAAAGCAGAAAATCGTTCTGCGAAGCGATCATGTGACGGAAGAACTGATTGTCAACAACCAACCATTTCGCTACCAACAGGTTGAAAACAGCTTCACACAGCCTAACGCGGGTGTGAACGAACACATGCTGAGCTGGGCCAGTGATGTCTGCCAAAATGCCGGACAAGATCTGGTTGAGCTTTATTGTGGTAACGGCAATTTCACCTGCGTTCTGGCAAAACAGTTTGACCGGGTTCTGGCTACCGAGATTTCCAAAACTTCCGTTCATTCAGCTCATGAAAACTTCAGAATGAATGGCGTTGAGAATGTTGCTATCGCACGCCTGTCCAGCGAAGAGTTCACTCAGGCAATGAATGCTGAACGAGAGTTTCATCGCTTGAAAGACATTGATCTGGAAAGCTACAACTTTTCAACGATTCTGGTTGATCCTCCCCGCGCCGGACTGGATAAAGGTACAGAGGCTCTGGTTCAGCGGTTTGAAAAAATTGTCTATATCTCCTGTAATCCTGAGACACTGAAAGAGAACCTGGAAACGATTAATCAAACCCACAAGGTTGAACGAATCGCCCTGTTTGATCAGTTTCCTTATACCCACCATCGAGAAATGGGCGTCTTCCTGACCCGCCGTTAG
- a CDS encoding GIY-YIG nuclease family protein — translation MIIFTVTSNITGQVYVGSTRNELESQWEKMVAAAQQDLDYPLYREIRVNGEDAFTVDEWDRAEDRQELLELEQEAIDHFGAKSLRGYKTSTVKILPKKKTRQRKSSIEKELAAIFSREGSDSETPPSLTIKSSDSKSTATASPSKAAPTSSKPTAPKPVNKQEITKESIKAALAKIAEEEKAKEAAEAAKKAAPIQTTAGSQANATVQMNSISLSDDISAQLAAITAAADAVLSGDSQAAENLQQMPEAEPESTAIESTAIEEEIVAAPQPVVEEISPEPEQIVKPVCPKELRIIEAIERHRNQRARKTQEAIEQERNNLAGLLAELDARAKNMDTGALAAAA, via the coding sequence TTGATTATCTTCACCGTCACCAGCAACATCACAGGTCAAGTCTATGTCGGCAGTACCCGTAACGAGCTTGAAAGCCAGTGGGAAAAAATGGTGGCTGCAGCTCAGCAAGACTTGGACTACCCACTTTATCGCGAGATAAGAGTCAACGGTGAAGATGCTTTTACCGTTGATGAGTGGGACAGAGCCGAAGATCGTCAGGAACTGCTTGAGCTGGAGCAGGAAGCCATTGACCATTTTGGGGCCAAGAGCCTGCGAGGCTACAAAACCAGTACCGTCAAAATTCTTCCGAAGAAGAAAACCCGTCAGCGCAAATCATCTATCGAAAAAGAGCTGGCAGCCATTTTCTCCAGAGAAGGCTCTGATAGTGAAACACCACCAAGTCTGACCATTAAATCCTCCGATTCAAAAAGCACAGCTACAGCCTCTCCATCAAAGGCTGCACCGACAAGCAGCAAGCCGACTGCGCCTAAGCCTGTCAACAAACAAGAGATCACCAAAGAGAGTATCAAGGCTGCCCTGGCAAAAATTGCCGAGGAAGAAAAAGCCAAAGAAGCCGCTGAAGCTGCCAAAAAAGCAGCGCCTATTCAAACCACAGCAGGCTCTCAGGCTAATGCCACAGTACAAATGAACAGCATCAGCCTGAGTGATGATATCAGCGCACAGCTGGCCGCCATCACCGCCGCCGCCGATGCGGTTCTGTCGGGTGATAGTCAGGCTGCAGAGAATCTTCAGCAGATGCCTGAAGCCGAGCCTGAAAGTACAGCAATAGAAAGTACAGCAATAGAAGAAGAGATCGTTGCAGCTCCTCAGCCTGTTGTCGAGGAAATCAGTCCTGAGCCGGAACAAATCGTTAAGCCGGTTTGTCCAAAAGAGCTGCGTATTATTGAAGCGATTGAACGTCACCGTAACCAGCGCGCCCGAAAAACCCAGGAAGCCATTGAGCAGGAGCGTAATAACCTGGCTGGCCTGCTGGCAGAGCTGGATGCACGGGCTAAAAATATGGATACAGGAGCGCTGGCCGCTGCTGCCTGA
- a CDS encoding SanA/YdcF family protein yields the protein MGASLTRLQVVMGLLVTVVIVASTLLVVANLLINVSTESYLYSDIDKLPDNKVGLLLGTSKYSRTGGQNDHYRLRVDAASKLFKAGKIQYILISGDNATPYYNEPSTIRRDLLNLGVPAENIYRDYAGFRTLDSIIRARDVFGLSEFTVISQAYHNKRAIYIALNNGSNAVAYNAGEGKNSDLTNRTREVLARMLALLEVHWFDTEPKYLGPVIDIGSTPPT from the coding sequence ATGGGAGCCAGCCTGACCCGTTTGCAGGTTGTAATGGGTTTGCTTGTCACTGTCGTTATTGTTGCATCCACTTTGTTGGTGGTTGCCAATCTACTGATCAATGTAAGCACAGAAAGTTATCTTTATTCCGATATCGACAAACTGCCTGACAATAAAGTCGGTTTATTACTGGGAACCAGTAAATACTCAAGAACCGGTGGCCAGAACGACCATTACCGGCTTCGTGTCGATGCCGCCAGCAAATTATTCAAAGCCGGTAAAATTCAATACATTCTGATCAGTGGTGATAACGCCACTCCTTATTACAATGAACCCAGCACCATTCGCAGGGATCTGCTCAATCTCGGCGTGCCAGCAGAGAACATTTACAGGGACTACGCGGGCTTCAGAACTCTGGATTCAATCATCCGGGCCAGGGATGTGTTCGGGCTGAGCGAGTTTACCGTTATTTCACAGGCGTACCATAACAAGCGGGCGATCTATATTGCCCTGAACAACGGCAGCAACGCCGTTGCATACAATGCCGGAGAGGGTAAAAACAGCGACCTGACCAATCGCACCCGGGAGGTTCTGGCCAGGATGCTGGCGCTTCTGGAGGTACACTGGTTTGATACTGAGCCTAAATATTTGGGGCCAGTGATAGATATAGGAAGTACACCCCCCACATAA
- a CDS encoding P-loop NTPase family protein, with amino-acid sequence MIKLPINYIEVEMVYSNSIGRGLRSLAVTSTNPGEGCSTMAYALSKRAEADGKHALLVEVNLLHPELGDLSGHLHTDWMPDPNSADACIMHDDEAEIDILPAPCDTDALMFRNFSNMNKLMEHWLEHYDVVVFDTSPVRAINRNNIPAESICAMVDGVVMMVMAGVTRQTDLQKSVEKLRLNEATLVGFVFNDLHNPRLADELVRETRRLDKWLPKTMEKVRRYVRRSSFLNLEL; translated from the coding sequence ATGATAAAACTCCCGATCAACTACATCGAAGTAGAAATGGTTTACAGTAATTCCATTGGACGTGGTCTGCGCTCGTTAGCTGTTACTTCGACGAATCCCGGAGAAGGTTGCAGCACAATGGCTTATGCCTTGAGTAAACGGGCAGAAGCCGACGGCAAACATGCGCTATTGGTGGAAGTAAACCTTCTGCATCCTGAACTGGGGGATTTGTCGGGTCATCTTCATACCGACTGGATGCCTGATCCAAACTCTGCTGATGCCTGCATCATGCACGATGATGAAGCAGAAATTGATATTCTTCCGGCTCCCTGTGATACCGATGCCCTGATGTTTCGTAACTTCAGCAATATGAATAAACTGATGGAACACTGGCTGGAGCATTATGATGTGGTAGTGTTTGATACCTCGCCGGTCAGGGCTATAAATCGAAATAACATTCCGGCAGAATCCATTTGCGCCATGGTGGATGGGGTTGTGATGATGGTCATGGCTGGTGTCACCCGGCAGACCGACTTACAGAAGTCCGTGGAAAAGCTGCGACTTAACGAAGCTACCCTGGTTGGGTTTGTTTTCAATGATTTGCACAATCCCAGGTTGGCTGATGAACTGGTCAGGGAAACAAGGCGTCTTGATAAATGGCTTCCCAAGACGATGGAAAAAGTCAGGCGATATGTCAGAAGGTCGTCATTTCTCAATCTCGAACTGTAG
- a CDS encoding RICIN domain-containing protein: MTRLYLPTCYQSLVLSGIISLSVCATPVVGEEPVVADTFVLQQRYGAACLEVTTSDLDWGTCVYQEPDDSSKCYPRNRTALISCDAEKPEQLWTYDFAAKAIHSKAYPVSMCLSRMVDSVELLPCNRTIPGQVWTFDQLGLLSSAVDKDGRGSYLNLLKGDNVVIQPLQFKYVYYGQWQCFLNPANSEKVCSTLEFGDNVIWLPDSGDDQEQEPREAPEQEQEQEPEEGQIPSSGPVTWEDKPDNLYWLSEWLTSDLRLSVRESTSCLGLDLPEGCESGVIQGEQCYVGAGVVVKPCDGDDRIWRFDLVNKRLFNKLAGYSYCLTWMNQKLSLQSCFAGGAIEQKWYFARRDHRAVFDFKQLRFFSLRASYSYLKSLKAPELPPGEEFEVEYSLVPRSSPDESCGLDPVTGSPMSDCP; the protein is encoded by the coding sequence ATGACCAGACTTTATCTCCCAACCTGTTATCAGTCTCTGGTGCTATCCGGAATCATCTCTTTATCGGTTTGTGCAACGCCTGTAGTCGGTGAAGAACCGGTGGTGGCTGATACCTTTGTATTGCAGCAGCGTTATGGGGCTGCCTGTCTGGAAGTAACCACCAGTGATCTGGATTGGGGTACCTGTGTCTATCAGGAACCGGATGACAGTAGTAAGTGTTATCCACGCAACCGGACAGCCCTTATCAGCTGTGATGCTGAGAAGCCTGAACAACTATGGACTTATGATTTCGCAGCAAAAGCGATTCACAGCAAAGCCTATCCGGTCTCTATGTGTCTCAGCAGAATGGTGGATTCGGTTGAGCTTCTGCCTTGCAATCGCACTATTCCCGGTCAGGTCTGGACATTTGATCAGTTGGGCTTGTTGTCCAGTGCTGTAGACAAAGACGGTCGTGGCAGTTACCTGAATTTGTTGAAAGGCGATAACGTTGTTATTCAGCCTTTGCAGTTCAAGTATGTTTATTATGGCCAGTGGCAATGCTTTCTGAACCCGGCTAATAGTGAGAAAGTGTGTAGCACATTGGAGTTTGGAGATAATGTAATCTGGCTGCCTGACAGTGGTGATGATCAGGAACAGGAGCCAAGGGAGGCTCCAGAACAGGAACAAGAGCAGGAGCCGGAAGAGGGACAGATTCCGTCTTCTGGGCCAGTGACCTGGGAAGACAAGCCTGACAATCTCTATTGGTTGTCAGAATGGCTAACCAGTGATCTCCGTCTTTCGGTAAGAGAAAGCACATCCTGTCTTGGGCTAGACCTGCCTGAAGGGTGTGAATCAGGTGTTATACAAGGTGAGCAGTGTTATGTGGGAGCCGGGGTTGTTGTGAAACCCTGTGATGGTGATGACCGCATCTGGCGTTTTGACCTGGTTAATAAACGACTGTTCAACAAGCTGGCGGGGTATAGCTACTGTTTGACATGGATGAATCAGAAGTTATCTCTACAGAGCTGTTTTGCCGGAGGAGCCATAGAGCAAAAATGGTATTTTGCCCGGAGAGATCACCGGGCAGTATTCGACTTTAAGCAGCTACGGTTCTTCAGTCTCAGAGCAAGCTACAGCTATCTTAAGTCTCTTAAGGCACCTGAGCTGCCCCCAGGAGAGGAGTTTGAAGTGGAGTACTCTCTGGTACCTCGTTCTTCGCCTGATGAGAGTTGTGGACTTGACCCGGTGACAGGCAGCCCGATGAGTGACTGCCCCTGA
- a CDS encoding SLBB domain-containing protein yields MKFTSLISLLFILLIPTLSWSNTVKPGSSIVLFNDENIPIIPMTSVNKLGVLTLDDRSIDLAGIELTSVSSTLKRIIGEDYPINSVVVYTDDELASVTILGDIKQPGNYLQPKLSPVWQLGYFNTLYDHESFEADITVIRGNSEKRLTEKSLKDVLVMDGDIYLLSLRKITKIQKKDDHEMSESESDNKPLTPQNKKPLSFENRVETEDVTQKPADMANQLRKLLVSQNKIAEKTSRKQASEKKQEAPSGKSLSRNHIIQPGDIVTVNLPGEEGFNSDFLIGRDGTLSLPEIGQVSLGGMSLDVAEKHIYQALSSVYLGLDKLSVLVKERRLLVTVLGFVKNPGQVEMPDNGNVQTAINLAGGLKDGAQLNKLQLQRGEETISFNFKKYLDTGDALMIPPLQSLDTIFVPSSPDLSNVYGQSGAEGNSGIDPTEDRTAIRVFGEVIRPGSFAFTEGMTIIDALLRAGGVTRYASVEQIRMIDGSEPILFNLKSYLDNGDYGQLPILGEGATVFVPKQVDAVNGGGRIVYVMGQVQKPGAFETGEKVSFLDVLANAGGPNRYADNSMVRILKTDGNVVRFNLQEYAEGGDEKLPRIDPGDAIFIPQKSTLVDDSWLKIPTNTSVRMIGAVQKPGRYLWSEGINFMDMLSHAGGPTSKADIAHVRIVSTGDNGKAISREFNLQHFIERGGNWNSLPELSGGVTVIFPELPEDPSDNKSQWVRLSSEQAIYIMGAVVTPGRYAFSDEMGVLDILSAAQGPTEESDLTNIRIIHRNGLAPRVSRLNLVEYFETGDETLLPHVANGDSIFIPSRNRSWVQKKSYETIRVLGSVKETGRYDFSSDMTILDILAQAGGPTNTALVEKIIIVNSVADKNQAYTFDLVEFMKDPNLEKLPVLRAGDTIFVPDVKNTKWAYFMDIVKDTVSMVSIFALVK; encoded by the coding sequence ATGAAATTCACCTCGTTGATTAGTTTGTTGTTTATTTTGCTGATTCCAACTCTTTCCTGGTCAAACACAGTAAAGCCGGGTAGCAGTATTGTTCTTTTTAATGATGAAAATATTCCAATAATCCCTATGACTTCAGTTAATAAACTCGGAGTTCTGACGCTGGATGATAGAAGTATTGACCTTGCTGGAATCGAGTTGACCTCTGTTTCCTCAACGCTCAAAAGAATCATAGGGGAAGACTACCCGATTAATTCTGTTGTTGTTTATACAGATGATGAACTGGCTAGTGTGACTATTCTTGGTGATATTAAACAGCCCGGAAACTACCTGCAGCCAAAGTTATCACCTGTATGGCAGCTGGGTTATTTCAATACATTATATGACCATGAATCATTTGAAGCTGATATTACCGTGATTCGGGGAAATAGTGAGAAGCGACTTACTGAGAAGTCTTTAAAAGATGTGCTGGTTATGGATGGTGATATTTATTTACTATCACTCAGAAAAATCACTAAAATCCAGAAAAAAGATGATCATGAGATGTCAGAAAGTGAGAGCGACAATAAACCTCTTACTCCACAGAATAAGAAACCGTTATCGTTTGAAAATAGAGTAGAGACTGAAGATGTTACTCAAAAACCAGCCGATATGGCTAACCAACTTCGCAAGTTATTAGTTTCTCAAAATAAAATAGCGGAAAAAACCAGTCGTAAGCAAGCTTCAGAAAAAAAACAAGAAGCACCTTCAGGCAAAAGCCTGTCCAGAAATCATATCATTCAGCCCGGAGATATCGTTACAGTTAATCTCCCGGGAGAAGAAGGCTTTAATAGTGATTTTCTTATTGGTAGAGACGGTACTCTTTCATTGCCTGAGATCGGTCAGGTATCGCTGGGTGGTATGTCTCTTGATGTAGCTGAAAAACATATTTATCAGGCTCTTTCCAGTGTTTACCTCGGTCTGGATAAGTTATCGGTTCTGGTTAAAGAGCGTCGCTTATTAGTCACTGTTCTGGGTTTTGTAAAAAATCCAGGGCAAGTTGAAATGCCAGATAATGGCAATGTTCAGACTGCTATTAATCTTGCTGGAGGGCTGAAGGACGGCGCCCAGCTTAATAAACTCCAGCTTCAGCGGGGTGAAGAAACCATATCGTTTAACTTTAAAAAATATCTGGATACTGGCGATGCATTGATGATTCCTCCCTTACAGTCTCTGGATACGATTTTTGTTCCATCTTCCCCTGACTTAAGTAATGTCTATGGTCAATCTGGTGCGGAGGGAAATTCTGGCATCGACCCAACAGAAGACAGAACAGCCATAAGAGTGTTTGGTGAAGTGATTCGGCCCGGTAGTTTCGCTTTTACGGAAGGAATGACGATTATTGATGCTTTGCTTCGCGCTGGGGGGGTCACTCGTTATGCGAGCGTTGAGCAAATTCGTATGATTGATGGTAGTGAGCCGATTCTGTTTAATTTGAAAAGTTACCTTGATAACGGAGATTATGGACAGCTGCCAATTTTGGGGGAAGGGGCGACCGTGTTTGTACCCAAGCAGGTTGATGCGGTTAATGGTGGCGGCCGAATTGTGTATGTGATGGGACAGGTTCAGAAACCCGGTGCTTTTGAAACCGGTGAAAAAGTCAGTTTTCTGGATGTTTTGGCTAATGCGGGGGGGCCAAACCGGTATGCGGATAATAGTATGGTTCGTATTCTCAAGACTGACGGGAATGTAGTTCGTTTCAACTTGCAGGAGTATGCCGAGGGCGGTGATGAGAAGTTGCCCAGGATAGATCCGGGTGATGCGATATTTATACCTCAGAAAAGTACGCTCGTTGATGACTCCTGGTTAAAGATTCCAACCAATACATCGGTACGAATGATAGGCGCGGTTCAGAAACCCGGGCGCTATTTATGGTCCGAAGGTATTAATTTTATGGATATGCTGTCGCATGCCGGAGGACCCACCTCTAAAGCGGATATAGCCCATGTAAGGATTGTCAGTACCGGGGATAATGGTAAAGCCATCAGCAGGGAGTTCAATCTGCAGCATTTTATAGAACGTGGAGGTAACTGGAATTCGCTGCCAGAGTTGAGTGGCGGTGTGACTGTGATTTTTCCAGAGCTGCCAGAAGACCCGTCCGATAACAAGTCTCAATGGGTTCGTTTGTCCAGTGAACAGGCTATTTACATCATGGGAGCGGTAGTTACACCCGGGCGTTATGCCTTCAGTGATGAAATGGGGGTTCTTGATATTCTGTCTGCTGCCCAGGGGCCAACAGAAGAATCTGATTTGACCAATATCCGAATTATTCACAGAAACGGCCTTGCTCCCAGGGTCAGTCGCCTTAATCTGGTTGAATATTTCGAAACCGGCGATGAAACCCTGTTACCTCATGTTGCCAATGGCGACAGTATTTTTATACCTTCCCGAAACCGAAGCTGGGTTCAGAAAAAAAGCTACGAAACCATTCGTGTTCTTGGTTCTGTTAAAGAAACAGGACGATATGATTTTAGTTCGGACATGACCATCCTTGATATATTGGCTCAGGCTGGAGGCCCCACTAATACTGCACTGGTTGAAAAAATTATTATCGTAAACTCTGTTGCTGATAAAAATCAGGCTTATACATTTGACCTTGTGGAATTTATGAAAGACCCGAATCTGGAAAAATTACCGGTTTTGCGGGCGGGTGATACGATTTTTGTTCCGGACGTAAAAAACACCAAGTGGGCTTATTTTATGGATATCGTAAAAGATACTGTAAGTATGGTGTCTATATTTGCGTTGGTTAAGTAG